Part of the Zea mays cultivar B73 chromosome 4, Zm-B73-REFERENCE-NAM-5.0, whole genome shotgun sequence genome is shown below.
GAACGCGTTCATTCAGAAACGATCAATTCATGATAATTTCCTCTACGTTCAAAAAGTTACTCAGAAACTTCATAAGAGCAAACAGCCAGCACTTTTTGTCAAGCTTGACATATCAAAAGCGTTTGACTCCATCAACTGGCCATATTTGATAGAGGTTTTAAGAGCTTTAGGATTTTCTCAGAAGTGGAGGAATTGGATCGCCACAATTTTGGGCTCTTCCTCCTCCAAAATCTTAATCAATGGCCAACAAACAAATGCAATCAGGCACATGCGTGGTGTTCGTCAAGGGGATCCCCTATCCCCGTTCCTGTTTATTTTAGCTATGGACCCGCTTCAGAGGATGATTGAGATGGCGGCAGATGTTGGGCTTATGGGGCGGGTTTTGCCGAGAGCGGCTAAGCTTCGCTGTTCTCTTTATGCTGATGATGCAGGAGTGTTTGTTAAAGCAGAAAAAGAGGATTTGAAAGTTCTGAAGAGGATTCTGGAAGTTTTTGAAGAGTGTTCAGGGCTGAAGATTAATTTTGATAAAACCGAAATTTTCCCGATTTGTTACCCTGAGACTCTCTGGCCAGATCTGATGGATGTGTTCCCTGGCAAATACTCAAAATTTCCGGGGAAGTATCTTGGTCTGCCGCTTCATTTCAGGACTGTTAGGAGAGTGGATTTTCAACCGTTAATCGATAAAATTACTAATAGGCTAGCAGGATGGAAAGGCAGGATGCTCTCTAAGGCAGGTAGGGAAACCTTGGTTAAAGCGGTGCTATCTGCTCAGCCTATTTACCATCTGACGATCTTTCCGGCGCAGAGATGGCTTCTTAAAAGAATTGACAAATTAAGAAGAAGCTTTCTTTGGAAAGGGAATAGTCCAGAATTTTGCAGTGGGGGTCATTGCTTGATTAACTGGTCCACAACTTGTCTGCCAAAGAATAGGGGGGGTCTAGGAATTTTAGACCTAGAGCGTTTTGCAAGAGCGCTAAGACTAAGATGGTTGTGGCTACGGTGGACGGTTAAAGAAAAGGCATGGGCTGGCATGCCATTACCATGCGACAAGGTGGATGTAGATCTTTTCAATGCTTCAACAATTGTGACTATTGGTAATGGGAAGATGGCGGATTTTTGGGGTTCCAGTTGGATTGAAGGGCAGACTCCAAAGAATATGGCACCAAATCTATACAAGAAAGCAAGAAGGAAAAACATCACGGTGTTCAAGGCTCTTCGAAATAATTACTGGATTCGTTTCTGCGCGCCGTTCACTCGGGAGGAGGAAGTGAGAGAATTTGTCTCACTTTGGCATTCAATCAGCAGCACACACAACCTCAATGATCTCGATGACACCATTATTTGGAGATGGTCGGCAGATGGGAACTACAGTTCAAGTAGTGCCTACAAAATTCAGTTCGCAACAAACTTCTGTAAAATTAAAATCAATCCCATTTGGAAAGCAAAAACTGAACCAAAGTGTCGTTTCTTTGCTTGGACTTTGTTGCACAACAAAATCTTAACTGCTGACAATTTGCAAAAAAGGGGATGGCCCTGCAATCATAATtgttctctttgttctttgtctcTGGAGACAGTGGCTCATCTTTGTAAGGATTGCCCCTTCGCTGTGGAAGTGTGGAGCATGATTTTGTCTTGGGCTGAGCTGCGGTTCCTTTTCGGTATTTCAAAGACGGGAACGCTTAGCGAATGGTGGTATAGACTGAGGATGCTCTGTAGCAAGCATTCAAGAAAAAGTTTCGATGGCCTTCTAATTTATTTCTGGTGGAGCTTATGGGTGGAGAGAAACAACAGAATCTTCAAGGGTCAACAGAGAACGACAGAGCAAGTTGTGCAGATGGTGAAAGATTTTGTGGGTAGAGGTATGGCCTGTTAGTAGTGTCCGGGGGACTGGTCAGGGGGTTAGTTTTTTCCCCCCTTTTCTGGTGCCAGTGTCATAGCTAGGTCTTGCTTGGCTAGTTGTTTTTTATGCTGGCGCCAGCTTTGGTGCCAGTTTTTGTACAGTGTTTGCTCTTTTCGTCTAATATATTGGAAGGGCAATTCTTGtgcctttccctttcaaaaaaaAAGTTTAAAATAGAGAGTGAGGTATATATATGGTGGATTTAGGAAGACCCTTGGAGATAGTCTAAATAAACTTTCCACTCCATTTTTAACAAACATTGCTGATGCATCCGCAGCAGTCAGCACCCAGAGCTGTCGGTCTCTGGATGGACCGTGCAAATAGACGTCCATCGAAAGCTTGACTACTTTTACGGATTGTCAACTCAGTTGCTGATGCTCCTTAGCTTCAGCTTTCAGCTAGCTACCTTGTTAAACATCAGGTCCTGTGACCTGATGACAAATAATACAGTATATAATAACCACTTCGGTTACGTGTTTATTATCATGCATGCATGTGTATATTATCATGTGTCAGCATGACAAGCATTATATTGCACGCTATATATTTGTACACTAAATCAGGTTTGGGAGGCATATATATGGTAAACTCGCAGATGAATTGTATACGGCATACGCTATTTCCACATGTtcgcctcgccgccgccgccaccagaCGCAGACGTGGAGGCGTAGTCCAGTGCTTCTTCCGGCTGCTTGTTCTCAGCCTGAAATAATGCCTGCCCCGGGTTGGGGTAACCATCCTCTTTCGCCATGCCGTCGCCGTGGCTGAAGAGCTGAGACGCGACGAACTTGTCGAGCACTCTCCAGTCGGTGACCGAGTCGTCGTCCATGTAGGCGGCCTCCGTCGTCATGGGCGGCGGTTGCTGCGGGGTGGTGTTGTACCCAGAAGCCTCGTCGGGGGACTGGAGGCTGCAGCTGCCTTGGTCGATGAAGGCGGGAGGAGGAGGCTTGGGGCTCTCCACCAACTGAGGGAGCTGCTGCAACAGGGCCTCTTGGCTCGGCTGCAGAAGGTGATGGTACTCCAGCTCGGGCTTGCAGTGGTAGAGCTGCTGGCCGCTGTACAGCAGTGGCGCTGCTGCTGCCGGGTTTGGGTGGTGATGCATCAGCTGCCTCGGCGAGCCAAGGCCCGCGGGCGCCATGAAGCCGCCGGGGACGTGGCCATCGAACCACGGCGGCGCGCCGTCGGCCATCCGCCGCACGGCCTCCACTCGCTTCTTGATGAACACCCTGCAGACCACCCATCCTTCCTCCTGATGAACGACCAATTCGTGCATCGTCCACGTACGTACGTGCAAGCAGGAGGAAATGCTGTCGTCAGCTGAGCTGAATGGCATGCTCGATGACTCGATGGACGATTTGTTGTTCAGCTTGCTAACTAGCTAGGGATCGTACGTATCGGATCAGGCAGGGCGGCAGGCTTACGTACAGGGGCGGCGGTCACGTTCTCGGTGGTCTCTAGGCGGTACTCGTGCATGATCCAGTCGGACTTGTGGCCGTTGGGCGCGCGGCCCCTGTAGAAGACGAGCGTCTTCCTCATGCCGACGAGGCAGCTCTTGGTGTAGATGGGCTTGTCGCGACCCGTCGCCTTCCAGAATCCGGCGGTGGTCGCCCGGTTTGTGCGGGTGCCCGTCGGGTACTTCTTGTCCTTGTGGCTGAAGAAGTACCACTCGTTCTGCTCCTCCGTCCCGATCTTGCACTTCTCTGCATGCCCATTCCAAAATGCATGTGTCTATTTAGCAGCAgctatgtatgtatatatatacttGTTTCAGAATTAATGTACTTCTTACCTTGGAGATCCCAGGGCTCAATTTTGTACAGATCGACGTCTTTTATGACGTCAAGGTCGATCTTGTTGGACGCCACCTTGTTCCTCAGGTAGTAATCGACCAGCTCCTCGTCGGTGGGGTGGAAACGGAATCCAGGGGGGACATGAGAGAAAGTGTCCATCCTTTCGATCAGAGGATCCCTAGTAACTACACGGAGTAACATGACATAGATTCAGTACAAGTTTCATCAGCAAATTAAACATGCCAGTGCTATGCACTGATGCACTAAACTAGCTAGTTTTTCATAGCCACGCACACGTAAAAGGTTACCTGGCCTGTCATACCACACGCTCTACTAGAGTGTGGACACCCGATAATCATGCTAATAAGAAGCCATATGAGAGAAAAATGAGCTATTATATTAGTACCACATACTGGGTATATAAATGTAGGTGCCAACACTAGTATGCATGACACATCAATGCTAAGGTTTGCTACTCGTATTAATAATACCTTTTTTTAGCTAGTGATACAAGTAAATACTTTATCAATCTTAATTAACAATTGATAAAGGGTGCAAAGGATTAAGTTAGACCGTTTAATTTGGATGCATAGGGCTAATAATTATTACCCAGAATTTTTAGCCACATTAAATTCAAACATGAAGGTAATTAATAGGTGAGCTATTTTTTTTAGCCAAGCCTTCGACTAGTTGTTAGCAAACTTGCTGATCAACCCTATCTAATCCATATTAATTTGTACTATCAGCTAATAACTAGCCCTAACCAATCTAAACACACCCTTAATAATTCTAATAGAGAAGAACCAATGCTGCATGATAGCTAAACTTAGCACACAAACCAGGTGAGGAGTAGAAGTTTCATTTCATTTCCACTGGGATGATATTTTCAGGGGGGAAAAAAGCGAGCAATCATGGCAGTAGATAAAAAGTAGACACTTTCATCATGTATACGATTACAAGATTAATCCATTGGCTCTCCTTGGTTCCTTTTGTGCCAAGGAAGCTAGCTCAGTGCACATGCGGACCTTTGTGCTGAAAGAAATGTAACCGAAACAGCAAGAACATGCATCAGCTAGCGCAAAAACGATATTTCTTTGCCCCAATAGATATGATGATAGATTATATGGCAAAATAGTTTTAGAAAAGATTAAACCTAATATTTGGGAATGTTCGTATTAATACATATAACTGGAGAAAGGAAAATTAATACACCGAAATGCACCTGCATGCATATATCTTTCAAATTGAGAAAAAAAAAAGGCACGCGCGGTGCACACACACAATTACAGAAGATAGAGGGCCGGGTCCGTTCTGACGACATAAAATAACATATTAATATATCAGCCTAATTAAACTGAAACATCCTCTCCATGAAACAAAAGGAGGTACGGTAATGAGGGGGAAAAAACCAATGCAAGAGAAGAGAATCTGGCGGCTCCTTCAAACACTGGAAGTTATTTGTAGAAATTCCATAAGAAATATGGTTCAAAATTTCAGAGACATGAGTTTGGGAACACTCTATTATAGGCCTTATTCCGTTGTTGTCTACATGCATGCTGGATCTCTGTTATCTAACCTTGTTAATTTTACACAACAGAGATATATATTAAACACTCTAGGCCTTATTTGGGGGGTGCATGAATTTGGATTTTGGAAGTTAGCTAAGGAATGTACGCGCATAATTAACCTAGCTACCGAGCTACTAGTATTGGTAGCTGGGAACCGGCAGTGTCGTCTGGTGGCACACTGCACTACACACAGCAGCATCGATCCAAGAACTAATTAAGCAAATGAAAGAAGCTAATAACAATGCACTATATATACGCATATATGCACAGGGAGAGGTGATCGAAGCCTCACCAAGCGTGTGCGTGCGCCAAATTTATCTAGTTCGCCCAGATCGAGTCCACCAGTCGAGAGCCAACGACGACGCTTATAAGAACACAAACTCACAGTCACAGCTCCTGAACAGTAGCCTGCCACGCACCTCTTGTAACCCTGCTTGGGCCCCGGGCGGACGAGATGGATCAGGCGATCAGCTAGGCACCACCCTTCACCCAGTCAGTCGTACTCTCGGTACAAACGCCAGGATGAGAGGGAGAGGAGAAGAACAGACATGTATGAGTTTGGTTTGGGGGCTTACCACCACCAAGCTGTAGGTTGCCTCCACTTTATATACCAGCAGCTAGCAGAAGCAGCAGCTGTCGTCCAGGTCAGGGACTCAGCAGCAGCTAGCAAGGCAGCAGCACGCTGGATCGATATCGCTTTCACCGCCCAGGCCGGGGAACGAGAGGGACGACACGGAGACGGAGCGGAAAGCGCGGATGGATTGCGGGCAAAGTCTGGGTGGAGGCAGAAATCCTGGGATGCCTGGATCTGCCTGTGCCCTTTCCCGATTGGCCTGCCGCCCGCCCGCGTTCCTTTCCCCCACTGTAACCGCCACCACCTCCACCCGCCACCAACAGCGACCGCCCGCGCGCGCGACTGTTTGCGCTAGCCAGCAAGCAGCTCGCCGTCACCTCGATCGCGCGCCCGCCTGAGGCGGCAGTGGCCCGGGCAGCCCCTGCACTGCACGTCTCTGTCAGGCGCTCTAGCCGCGTCCCGGCGACCCTTTGGCGAGAGAGGGATATGACTGAGAGGGACAGGCAGAGACGCCGGGAGCGCGGTGTGGGATGGGATGGAGATGGAGTGGAGTGAAATGTAACGGGGGAAGCCGAGTTGCGCCCACAGCCCACTTATATACGGCTTCGTGGCGCTGGCTGGAGAGGGCCGGTGCCACTGCTGGAAGCTAGCTTTAGCTGGACTGGAGAGTCCTGGAGGAGGCGGAAACACCACTACTGCTAGAGTGGAGTGCTACTGTGCTAGTGCTCTCACGACTCAGCTCGGCGTTGGCTCTGCGAAAATGCCACATGCACCAGGCACAGGCAATCCTCGGTCGTCGTAGCCTCGCCTCGTAGATCGTAGCTAGCACTCTCCCTCGATATAGCCATATAGGTCGATCGGTACGGTGCGCCGTAGTTCATAGCATCGCGCTAGTAGCTAGGGGTGGCCTCCTGGGCCATCGAGTCCAGGCTTCTACTACTGTCTACTGAAGGAAGCCGTTCTCCAAATAAATGGAAAAATCCTGTGTGAAGGAAGTCAAACATCTTAACCTGTCCATTAGCAGTGTGCCGCAATTTAGAATACCGCATTTCCTATTCTTGAAAACGAATTAGCAGCGAGAGAGATCGAAGATGTTCAGTCCTAAGACGGTAAGGTTGAGAACAAGTTTTGATAGTTGTATTTAGATTAGATGCATGCTGGAATAATATAATAGTGTTGGCGCCAAACATCGGAGATGAACCACGTGACGGTACTCTCTGCAGAGGCGCGGATAGTACGTGGCACTAGATCGTACGGTCCACAGCCTTTTAGTGAagattgacgaaccaaaagcctaTGCACTAAGCCTGATGCAAGTCACCAGCTTTTCAATTCGACAGGGTGACCATTCAATAGAGCTCTAATGCATAAAGGCCGTTTTGGATTGCATCTTTCTCGGGCATGACCATCTGATCAAAGGATTAAAATGTATAAACGGAGGTGCCCCAGCCTGAATAGGCAAAGAGACTATATGTACCACGGGTTTATTATCGTACCATTCCACTATTGGATATATAGGACAATATATCGACGATGAGTAGGTGGGTGGAAAGTATCGTGGTATCACTGGATGAATAGGTGATGCTTATTGTGTCGCCTTTCAGCCGTTTTATTCAGACGTTTTCTTTTAGCGGTTGACCGAGGTTTCTTTGTTGGTCGATCGCGTAGAACGACCTTCTTGCTAGCATATTTGGAGAGCAATTGATCAAAAATAGGACCGGCTTTGACCAGCCGACCATGTGTGTTATATGGGTGTTTTCCCCTGTGTCTCCTTTTTCGCTTTATGTGGAGGCTGACGACTTTGGCCATGGGCGGATTGTCCGGCTGAGTTAGCCAGACCGTCTGTttgagcaccggaccgtccgcgcgcaTGTGCTGGACCGTCCACGATGCTCGAGCCAGGGAGATTTGCTTGGCTACTCGATTGAGCCTGCCTCTCGACGTCTCCAGACTTGTTAGTCTTCTTGTCCGGAGCATTCCGAACAATCCCTCCTCGTGATATATTCGACATGTGCGAATCACCAATGACGATGTTTTTGCCTTTGTCTTTATCGGCCACTTCTGGCCGAACCAAGACTTTTATGCTTGCTAGTTCTATTATATTGACATGAAATAGTTGCATGCCCACTTGCATCTCCTAAAAACATAATCGGCTCTCATTTATGGCAGATTATATCTGTTGACAAAAAatgttacaatcattagtggcatgggaaaaagaATTATACCACTTgcaataagcacgtctctttaaCTCATCTAGAGGAGCAAGAGTATGAGTTACTTTAATGTTGCCACTTTTCACTACTTCGTCAAATATAAATCAGTCAACCCTAATAATTCATATTTATCGAAAAAGAAATGCTCATGAAATTTCCTTTCTAAATTctaggaattaatggaattaggaggtaggaCGACGTACTATGCAAAATCGATACCAATAAGAGATAAAGAAAATAAACAAACACGAAAGGCTTTCCCATCGACCAATTCACTTAgatgtgctaggaactggcctacatgttcgtgtgtgcttctacCACTTTCACCACAAAACTTGGAAAACTCCGGTATCTTTGCCCCTTGTGGGTACATGACAGTGTCAAACCAGTGATCATATGGCTTTTGATATGGCTGCCTactctggctacactaactcTGAGCCTATCTCCAAATATTTTAGCCATCCCTTTCCTAATTTTCTCCATTGTGCCCGATGGCAGGCCACCAAACTCTAGGCCGTGTGGCTCATTTGGCCGGGCATTCTTATGCTGACCTTTCTTCCGTGGCCGATCGAGAACGTTACTGGCCTGTGTTCATATGGTGCGatgtggtttaaatatgtaggggGACGAACGTACTGCTGATGTGGTATGTAATAAATCGGTGCATAGTGTGCAACAGTAGGTTCTGCGTATATGTATCCGGACAGTCCGAACCAGGCGGCGGGACAGTTCGACGCGATGCCAGACCGTTCGATGGTAAATCTGAACTGTATGGTTTAGTTCACTACTATCGGGGCGCCACATGGTGGTCCTGGTGCagccccggactgtccggtaggaAAAGCCGAACGATCTGATGGTGTCTTGGGGCGGCGATCTGCCAAGCAAGGATGACAGTGATGATATTTGTCCTGTATATGAATTGAAGAGATGCAACCTCGATCTCTCCATATTTGACAACCTTCTGGTGACGATCCACTGAGAattgtgataagaatttctcctTCGCCTGACGCATGTAGTCTTCATATTGTTGTTGCTCATCGGCTGACAGACTTTCAATGGCCGGCTTACGGATATTGTCTAGGGAaatatcggtgtgatctttagaatcGACCATTTGAGGGTCtaatttttagtagatctagacacTTGTTCCCCggtggagtcgccaaaaagtgtgtttggCACCGATCTAGGCGCCAAACGACGGAGATGAACCACGTGACAGTGATCTCTGTGGGGCGCGGATAGTCCGCGACCCTAGGTGGGACGATCCGTGACCTAGGCGCAGGAGCGACTCCTTTGCGTACGTCCAGACAGTTCGCGCCTGGGGCTCGGACGGTCCACGATGGCGTAAAGGGTCGTCATCTTCGCAGCAGACATAGATATCGCCTTCTAGTAGGGACCCCGtcgaggaggagagatcctagggtctGTCTTCACGTTGGTAGGCCAACCAAGACGTCTCTAGTCTAtatagagccgaagagaggtgaagatttgagATAGAGGAAGGCTAAATCAGGACTACTCCTAATGTataaggtaaaaacgataagTAGAGTTGATTGGATCGATTGTAAGGGATTTAATCGGTCGTACCACTATATAAAGGTGGAGGTTTAGACCCGTTACAAGTTGATTTTTGAGTTAATCCTACATGTTTTGTTAATAAATCTTGCTAGAGCCGTCCAACCACTTGGTGAAAGTGAAACTAGCCCTCAAAGGCGCAAAAGCATGCAGCATATATGCAGTCACCTACCATGGCGCAGCAGCCGAGCTGTCGAAGAGACTACTATAGGATATAGTACGTGTGAATgagttgttggatcttttatgggcttggcccatttattgaataaactctatgatgtgtaatggtggagaataccaatagtaccacattggaagtccaagggtcttttgccttgacttatatggtgggatttattccacttaacttgagaagtcaagaaatggacaagggcgtgccacacgcgcgcgcgcgcgccgccgccgccggccgggccgggcgtggcgtggcgtggcgtggcgtggcgaggcaggcaggcaggcaggcgagcgggtgtggtgtggtgtggttgtgttaatttttagcactcactaaccgcgtacgccGAGTGACCTTGTCTCTTCGACTGCCGAGTgactctgtctcttcgtcagccaagccgagtgacccttctccttcagctgccgacttatggcgtgactcggcaagagctggccgactcatggcataactcggctagagctggccgactcttggcgtgactcggcgacctttctccttcagcttccctctgcgagaggttaaatagaggagcacccctgtcatacggtacacgcgagaacacactttcagtctcacagtccagccgttaggtttttggggagcgtctacgcgactgcccaaaacatctccaacatgacaaaagaagctggtcagggatctggatcatcagagcgcatcggagggtatgatcagtttatttacttactgttttaCGTGCTGCAGATTACATATGTTTCATATGTTCACCTCTGTAGTTTCATATGTAGTCACGTATTTAGCTCTTCTGTTCTGTCattttataatatgttatatctgtttgttttagttttacagtcatgctgtttatattGCTATCTACTTATTCTTAATTGTTCCGTAATAAttcatgaaccatgtttatatacttattttatttacatgctttATGTTCCCTTGATCcatattggtatggatcaatttaagatcacgatttctatggttaattatttatatgtcatcatcataatgttaatttatggaattaaaataatacggaaaatgcctataattctaacatgaGTATGCATGAGCATGACACTGGAAAAGGAAGGAGGAAGAGAGCTGAACAAGAAGCatgtcgccgccgccgtcgccgacgACGATCCTAGCTAGCTACGGCCTACGGATCAATAAACAATGTCTATTTGTGAGGTGAATCGGAGAGGCTATACCTGCGCCGTCGATCCTAGCGCACGCGCGGCAGGAAGCAAGAGGAGTCGTTGAAGCCGTggcggcgggtggtccggcgtggGCTCGA
Proteins encoded:
- the LOC103653847 gene encoding NAC domain-containing protein 7, which translates into the protein MDTFSHVPPGFRFHPTDEELVDYYLRNKVASNKIDLDVIKDVDLYKIEPWDLQEKCKIGTEEQNEWYFFSHKDKKYPTGTRTNRATTAGFWKATGRDKPIYTKSCLVGMRKTLVFYRGRAPNGHKSDWIMHEYRLETTENVTAAPEEGWVVCRVFIKKRVEAVRRMADGAPPWFDGHVPGGFMAPAGLGSPRQLMHHHPNPAAAAPLLYSGQQLYHCKPELEYHHLLQPSQEALLQQLPQLVESPKPPPPAFIDQGSCSLQSPDEASGYNTTPQQPPPMTTEAAYMDDDSVTDWRVLDKFVASQLFSHGDGMAKEDGYPNPGQALFQAENKQPEEALDYASTSASGGGGGEANMWK